A genomic segment from Nicotiana sylvestris chromosome 1, ASM39365v2, whole genome shotgun sequence encodes:
- the LOC104210112 gene encoding uncharacterized protein, with product MDDRWFNGRPELRMRDKRQQEMEQADEASVLEDLAEDFRLPINHRPTENIDLENVEQASLETQLPSSNIGFRLLQKMGWKGKGLGKNEQGITEPIKSGMRDPKLGIGKQEEDDYFTAEENIQRRKLDIEREETEELAKKREVLAEREHKIETEVKEIRKVFFCELCNKQYKLAMEFEAHLSSYDHNHRKRFKEMREMHGSSRDDRQKREQQRQEREMAKFAQMAANKKQEEQQTPEEVGNIPAPSMVRTATALADQDQRKTLKFGFSAKGGSSKVTTLVNKAAKKPKVTVASVFSNESDEE from the exons ATGGATGATAGATGGTTCAATGGTCGGCCAGAATTGCGCATGAGAGATAAACGCCAGCAAGAAATGGAACAG GCAGACGAGGCTTCTGTTCTAGAGGATCTCGCTGAAGATTTTCGCCTTCCTATTAATCATAGACCAACAGAAAACATAGACCTGGAAAATGTCGAGCAAGCATCTTTAGAAACACAGTTGCCATCCTCTAATATTGGATTCAGGCTTCTTCAGAAGATGGGTTGGAAAGGGAAGGGTCTTGGAAAAAATGAGCAAG GAATTACTGAGCCAATAAAATCGGGGATGCGAGACCCAAAGTTGGGTATTGGAAAGCAAGAGGAAGATGATTATTTTACAGCAGAAGAAAATATTCAAAGACGAAAGCTTGATATCGAGCGTGAGGAGACTGAGGAACTTGCTAAAAAGCGGGAG GTTTTAGCAGAACGCGAGCACAAAATTGAAACGGAGGTGAAGGAAATACGCAAGGTTTTCTTTTGTGAGCTATGCAACAAGCAATATAAATTAGCGATGGAGTTTGAAGCCCACTTGAGTTCATATGATCACAACCACAGGAAG CGCTTCAAGGAAATGAGAGAAATGCATGGAAGTAGCCGTGACGATAGGCAGAAAAGAGAACAGCAACGTCAAGAGAGGGAGATGGCAAAATTCGCCCAGAT GGCTGCCAATAAGAAGCAGGAAGAACAGCAAACGCCGGAGGAAGTAGGAAACATTCCAGCCCCCTCCATGGTTCGAACTGCAACTGCTCTCGCCGATCAAGATCAGAGGAAGACGTTGAAGTTCGGATTTTCTGCCAAAGGAGGCTCATCTAAG GTGACGACCTTGGTTAACAAAGCTGCAAAGAAGCCAAAAGTAACTGTTGCATCCGTCTTCAGCAATGAGAGTGACGAGGAGTGA